Proteins encoded in a region of the Planococcus citri chromosome 1, ihPlaCitr1.1, whole genome shotgun sequence genome:
- the LOC135831278 gene encoding adenylate kinase isoenzyme 1-like, producing the protein MPPVDTTALKEAKLPVIWILGGPGSGKGTLCEKIVAKYGFTHVSTGDLLRDEVQSGSDRGKEAAQIMKEGGLVPTEFVLTLLAEKLLKELPSSKGFLIDGYPREKAQGELFEKNIAPADVIVYLEADDKIMIERLLGRAKTSGRSDDNEETIKKRLDTFHANNDPIIETFASKTKKINAIQTPEAVFAEAEKIIDEILSTK; encoded by the exons gTGGTCCTGGTAGCGGAAAAGGAACATTATGCGAAAAAATAGTAGCTAAATACGGATTCACCCACGTTTCGACGGGTGATTTATTACGTGATGAAGTACAATCAGGATCTGATCGTGGTAAAGAGGCAGCTCAAATCATGAAAGAAGGTGGTCTTGTGCCTACA GAATTCGTTTTAACATTATTagctgaaaaattattgaaagagtTACCAAGCTCGAAAGGATTCCTAATTGATGGATACCCAAGAGAGAAAGCCCAAGGagaacttttcgaaaaaaat ATTGCCCCAGCGGATGTAATCGTTTATTTAGAAGCTGACGATAAAATCATGATCGAACGACTTCTCGGAAGAGCAAAAACATCGGGTCGTTCTGACGATAACGAAGAAACAATTAAAAAGAGACTCGACACTTTCCACGCCAATAATGATCCTATTATCGAAACATTCGCCAGTAAAACCAAAAAA ataaaCGCCATCCAAACACCTGAAGCAGTTTTTGCCGAAGCTGAAAAAAtcatcgatgaaattttatcgacaaaGTAA
- the LOC135831277 gene encoding uncharacterized protein LOC135831277, producing MASSSFPIQGGSQTELIQMLPFLLYSNHLRDFDNVGKYRRNLALYIGCSYIPRVLNSEQMYSSDPKLKKSVGHLLCYFCSKEKKIHTDTLSSCPMYTTRTEINDFPLLCKLITNEITMPCETTIVPCPKWKKSYSWFLPSVRNIEAQLEYETDLYDDEFWNKLNLTSTPDSKQPKSNVSRPPIKKIYITPKVILVDPYDKKFCIIIILMYVFIILLMVSTILLVCYFHLMNRQRIVYI from the exons ATGGCCTCCTCATCATTCCCTATCCAAGGTGGATCACAAACTGAACTCATTCAAATGCTGCCATTTTTATTATACAGTAATCATCTGCGTGATTTCGATAA TGTTGGTAAATACAGACGAAATTTAGCATTGTATATCGGATGTTCATACATTCCAAGGGTGTTGAACTCGGAGCAAATGTATTCATCGGatcccaaattgaaaaaatcagttggCCATTTGCTATGTTATTTCTgttcgaaagagaaaaaaatccatacaGATACTCTTAGTTCGTGCCCAATGTACACGACAAGAACTGAAATCAACGATTTTCCTCTGCTTTGTAAAT taattacGAATGAAATAACAATGCCTTGCGAAACCACAATCGTGCCTTgcccaaaatggaaaaaaagctACTCGTGGTTTTTACCTTCTGTTAGGAATATTGAAGCTCAACTTGAATATGAAACTGACCTATACGATGATGAATTCTGGAATAAACTTAATTTGACGTCGACACCGGATTCAAAACAACCTAAAAGCAATGTGTCTCGTCCtccgattaaaaaaatttatatcacacCTAAGGTGATTCTTGTAGATCCTTACGATAAGAAATTCTGTATTATAATAATTCTAATGTATGTTTTTATCATATTACTCATGGTTTCAACTATATTGTTAGTTTGTTATTTTCATCTGATGAATAGACAAAGGATTGTTTACATTTAA
- the LOC135831282 gene encoding nucleolar protein dao-5-like: MASDEEKLNPATTLKCEESAPGIFLPVFLTLVVVVAAMLIVYFFWKYYWRIRHGKHLVLVTDVEKAEPDFAFDNPGFREGTPVIQAKKLSAEIKEKAEAKENSQKLSNGHKPQSLEDGALNKAGTSSDQKTNVIPLKSKDFTGLGFDICGNMRDGIYVKDLLHRGPASETGMIKQGDRISAIRINFSHMVYEDAKAILSYASPYEVEIEVEDSSMTANADAKRSSPNSTHSFYRSQSFSTAQQIQKIVPRKLNFNSIDKKPEPAVESKPAILEVSEISDKMFKYGVKVLPDIKTKVNLENSTSSPSVTSSEIQRNANSTVIDIQSDSGIDTKTPTLSFDEVDLSPPVLSHHQPEKPPTGNSLTSTFKDNNMKTKLVKGIQNLKEKLNNHIQKSSEKISSKDSEMQKVEKKADEMQPASSPKTTSVSTTVEIVDDFKPQEDINLRLRSSSVSSNEDAAKKSKRKAPPPPVALADVEFNLLNEIENEVNKNNNYDCKDSDSEAEPDINTIELNSSHITVHHIPEESSRKAASLGDLSKITDTDSPVPLERAVSLELTEHTPRGSKKRKAPLPPEEDLSSEDVFLKDSKSDIGMTKLKKSSLFGTLEEAVKTKNGEDNCSISSDTNDNLLTSSTPMKLPDDDNKFLSIDSHCSNISWELNFDLQDESIKDSVFADIDEKVPDLPTSPMPNLPTYVTEIKVSNGGDDEDLSKVNISDLTLFVTAAEISSGNDKINGDESTNDDSKTLEFIESKTISNDTNHSASTMINDTSPVSSPENSTNDYENEDSTKDDSSIDTVKEMTYTNGVSEDHGSPKETSIELKNSTQKNYSKFSKENMSDEQILALNSNSTSNSTPNLKYSKIKSPSSTNKIPKLSQSVSPVKAAGSRIPIRANTEPSLKVSLINKDDIVVPKPRKYKLSEDGLENGKPATFASSNHLPSPTHKTAVLSETRHNGPNR; the protein is encoded by the exons gagaAAGCTGAGGCGAAAGAAAATTCCCAGAAATTGAGTAACGGCCATAAACCACAGTCCTTGGAAGATGGTGCTTTAAATAAG gctgGCACCAGCAGCGATCAAAAAACCAATGTAATTCCATTAAAAAGCAAAGATTTCACCGGACTAGGTTTCGATATCTGTGGTAACATGAGGGATGGCATTTATGTGAAAGATTTACTCCATCGTGGACCAGCTTCGGAAACAGGAATGATCAAACaag gCGACCGAATATCCGCTATTCGTATCAATTTTAGTCACATGGTGTACGAAGATGCAAAGGCCATATTAAGCTACGCGTCTCCTTACGAAGTTGAAATCGAAGTTGAAGATAGTTCAATGACTGCGAACGCCGATGCCAAAAGGAGTAGTCCGAATTCCACGCATTCGTTTTACAGAAGTCAGTCGTTTTCGACCGCGcagcag attcaaaaaataGTCCCGCGCAAACTGAACTTCAATTCAATCGACAAGAAACCAGAACCTGCAGTCGAAAGTAAACCAGCCATTCTGGAAGTATCGGAAATCTCGgataaaatgttcaaatacGGCGTCAAAGTGCTGCCCGATATCAAAACCAaagtaaatttggaaaattcgacATCATCGCCGTCTGTAACCAGCAGCGAAATACAACGAAACGCGAACTCGACCGTCATCGATATTCAAAGCGATTCTGGTATCGATACGAAAACACCTACGTTGAGTTTCGACGAAGTAGATTTATCACCTCCTGTGTTATCTCACCATCAGCCAGAAAAACCACCCACCGGTAACTCGCTCACGTCCACCTTCAAAGACAACaacatgaaaaccaagctggtCAAAGGTATACAAAACCTAAAGGAGAAATTAAACAACCACATACAAAAGTCTAGCGAAAAAATCTCCTCCAAAGATTCCGAAATGCAAAAGGTCGAGAAGAAGGCGGACGAAATGCAGCCTGCGTCATCGCCGAAAACCACCAGCGTGAGTACCACGGTAGAAATCGTCGATGATTTTAAACCTCAAGAAGATATAAATCTACGTCTTCGATCATCCAGCGTTAGTTCGAACGAAGACGCTGCGAAGAAGTCGAAAAGGAAAGCACCCCCGCCACCGGTGGCTTTAGCCGATGTcgaattcaatttattgaatGAGATCGAGAACGAGGTGAATAAAAACAACAATTACGATTGCAAAGACAGCGATTCGGAAGCCGAACCTGATATAAATACCATCGAATTGAATTCGTCGCATATTACCGTACATCACATTCCAGAAGAATCGAGTAGAAAAGCAGCCTCTTTGGGGGATTTGTCTAAAATAACCGATACCGATTCTCCTGTTCCGCTGGAACGTGCAGTTTCACTCGAGCTTACCGAGCACACGCCTCGTGGCAGTAAAAAACGCAAAGCTCCTTTACCGCCCGAAGAAGACCTTAGTAGCGAGGATGTTTTTCTTAAAGATTCCAAATCAGATATTGGGatgacaaagttgaaaaaatcgtctCTATTTGGCACGTTGGAGGAGGCTGTGAAGACGAAGAACGGAGAAGATAATTGCAGCATATCTTCCGATACGAACGATAACCTATTGACGTCTTCGACTCCGATGAAATTACCAGACGATGATAATAAATTCTTATCGATCGATTCGCACTGCAGCAATATAAGTTGGGAATTGAATTTCGATCTGCAAGACGAATCCATCAAAGATAGCGTGTTCGCAGATATCGACGAAAAAGTTCCTGATCTTCCCACGTCACCGATGCCCAACCTACCAACTTACGTGACCGAAATCAAAGTATCGAATGGCGGCGACGACGAAGATTTGAGCAAAGTCAACATCAGCGACCTAACTTTATTCGTCACCGCTGCGGAAATATCGTCGGGAAACGACAAAATCAACGGCGACGAGTCGACGAACGACGATTCCAAAACTTTAGAATTCATCGAGAGTAAGACTATCAGCAATGATACCAATCATTCTGCTTCGACGATGATCAACGATACGTCACCGGTCAGCTCACCCGAGAACTCGACCAATGACTACGAAAACGAAGACTCGACCAAGGACGATTCTTCCATAGATACGGTTAAGGAGATGACGTACACGAACGGCGTCAGCGAAGACCACGGTAGTCCAAAAGAGACCTcgatcgagttgaaaaattccactcagaaaaattattcgaaattttccaaagaaaacaTGTCCGACGAACAAATCCTAGCGTTGAATTCGAATTCCACGTCGAATTCGACGCCGAATTTGAAATACAGTAAAATCAAATCGCCCAGTTCGACcaacaaaataccaaaattaagTCAGTCAGTGTCGCCGGTCAAAGCAGCCGGTTCCAGGATACCGATACGTGCCAACACCGAACCTTCGTTAAAAGTATCTTTAATAAATAAAGACGATATTGTCGTACCAAAACCgagaaaatataaattatcCGAAGATGGTTTAGAAAATGGTAAACCGGCAACTTTCGCTTCGTCCAATCATTTGCCTTCTCCTACACATAAAACCGCTGTACTATCGGAAACTCGTCATAACGGACCGAATCGCTAA